Proteins encoded in a region of the Acidobacteriota bacterium genome:
- a CDS encoding DUF389 domain-containing protein codes for MLTRWFRYLRFLLSIRGGTDVEGTIEEICENVRLRGANTWLLVCSALLASIGLDLNSTAVIIGAMLISPLMSPILGVGLGVATLDRQLLKTSLGSLGIATFVSLLTSLLYFLISPFAEITSELSARTTPTILDIGVAFFGGVAGVVAGSRKRKTNAIPGVAIATALMPPVCTAGFGLATGDWTTFLGAFYLFFINAFFISLATYLLALWLKFPKKAKLDEEHGARVRQSVIAFAVIVSIPSALIMWGVLDRLRVERGIRNLITAEFRKDDRQAFRWSIVNEDGRTLLKIYTFGAPISIAEEQRLRQVKNEFGLSALDLKIYKMNVSPSEFKNITGEFEASLVDGLRALSEVDQNRSKELEELRNALADLTKKTDPLEAFAMEVTDRYSTVETALWRPPTTSEEAEASTEKTVLSVKFRPEAAEAERVRDLRSITRTLTERWPKRGLSAVEEKQENAVTEPEK; via the coding sequence ATGCTGACACGGTGGTTCCGCTATCTGCGCTTTCTGCTCTCGATCCGCGGCGGGACAGACGTCGAAGGCACGATCGAGGAGATCTGCGAGAATGTAAGGCTTCGTGGGGCAAACACCTGGTTGCTTGTCTGCTCGGCACTGCTGGCCTCGATCGGCCTTGATCTAAACTCGACCGCCGTTATCATCGGCGCAATGCTGATCTCGCCGCTTATGTCGCCGATCCTCGGCGTCGGCCTCGGTGTTGCAACGCTCGACAGGCAGTTACTGAAGACCTCGCTCGGAAGTCTTGGAATCGCGACATTTGTCTCGCTTTTGACCAGCCTGCTCTACTTTCTCATCTCGCCGTTCGCAGAAATAACGTCCGAATTAAGCGCACGGACAACACCGACCATTTTGGACATCGGGGTGGCCTTTTTCGGCGGAGTGGCGGGGGTCGTTGCTGGCTCACGTAAGCGAAAGACAAATGCCATTCCCGGCGTCGCTATCGCAACCGCATTGATGCCGCCGGTATGCACGGCCGGGTTCGGGCTGGCGACCGGAGATTGGACCACCTTTCTCGGTGCCTTCTATCTCTTCTTTATTAATGCGTTCTTTATTTCGCTCGCAACATACCTGCTTGCCCTATGGCTGAAATTTCCGAAAAAAGCCAAACTCGACGAAGAACACGGAGCGCGCGTTCGACAATCCGTCATCGCCTTTGCCGTAATTGTCTCGATCCCAAGTGCATTGATAATGTGGGGCGTCTTAGATCGTCTGAGGGTCGAGCGGGGTATTCGAAACCTGATCACCGCAGAGTTTCGAAAGGACGACCGGCAGGCTTTCCGCTGGTCGATCGTAAACGAGGATGGCCGCACGCTGCTGAAGATCTACACGTTCGGTGCTCCAATATCGATCGCAGAAGAGCAGCGGCTCCGGCAAGTCAAGAATGAATTCGGACTCTCAGCTTTAGATCTGAAGATCTATAAGATGAACGTGTCACCTTCGGAATTCAAGAATATTACCGGCGAATTTGAAGCAAGCCTTGTCGATGGCCTGCGAGCGCTTAGTGAGGTTGACCAGAACCGCTCCAAAGAGCTCGAAGAGCTTCGGAATGCACTTGCTGACCTGACGAAAAAGACGGACCCGCTCGAGGCGTTTGCGATGGAGGTCACCGACAGATACTCGACAGTTGAGACCGCGCTGTGGCGGCCGCCGACAACCTCGGAGGAAGCTGAGGCATCAACTGAAAAGACGGTGCTCTCGGTGAAGTTTCGGCCCGAGGCTGCCGAGGCCGAGCGCGTCCGCGACCTGCGTTCGATCACCCGGACACTTACGGAACGTTGGCCAAAGCGGGGGCTTTCGGCGGTTGAAGAGAAGCAGGAGAATGCGGTTACCGAACCTGAAAAGTAG